The following are from one region of the Flavobacteriaceae bacterium UJ101 genome:
- the amiE gene encoding amidase (Allows the formation of correctly charged Gln-tRNA(Gln) through the transamidation of misacylated Glu-tRNA(Gln) in organisms which lack glutaminyl-tRNA synthetase. The reaction takes place in the presence of glutamine and ATP through an activated gamma-phospho-Glu-tRNA(Gln); Belongs to the amidase family. GatA subfamily.; KEGG: paeh:H70357_14290 amidase) — protein sequence MRHLLLSLIIIFFISNCHNSNPSSFSKDKINIEETTIKDIHQSYLNDTFTVRELVQTYLNRIDSLDQNGPQLNSIIQLNPKALEIADSLDIQLKKGITTSLPPLFGVPVVIKDNIDILSLPTTAGSRILRNSYPLQDSWVTKKLKENGAIILAKTNLSELANFHSSYSSSGWSGLGGQTKNPYDTTRNPCGSSSGSGVAVAANLATLAIGTETNGSIVCPSNNNGIVGIKPTVGLISRTGIIPISFTQDTAGPMARTVTDATICLGTLTGIDSTDSKTLKSKNYHNYTQFLKKEGLKGKRIGLYTLPMGHNYRLDNVMQQAIDHIKKQGAQIIEIDQISEIDVESPSFEVMLYEFKDGLNHYLKNLGPNAPIQNLEELISQTFQDSIEMQYFDHTLLKMAQEKGNLNSKEYQNALSTLLEHSQEKGLDKIMNEHQLDALIAPTGSPAWKTDLINGDNFGVFSSSPAAIAGYPSITVPMGFIDGLPVGISFFGRAWSEPLLIEMAYSYEQSTLHRKKPIDLYKEN from the coding sequence ATGAGACACTTACTACTTTCACTTATAATAATATTTTTTATTTCAAATTGTCATAATAGTAACCCCTCCTCTTTTTCAAAAGACAAAATTAATATTGAAGAAACTACCATAAAAGACATTCATCAAAGTTATCTAAATGACACATTTACTGTTCGAGAACTTGTACAAACTTATTTAAACCGTATTGATTCATTGGATCAAAATGGTCCTCAGTTAAATTCTATTATTCAATTAAACCCAAAAGCTTTAGAAATAGCAGACTCACTGGATATACAACTTAAAAAAGGAATCACAACATCATTACCTCCTCTGTTTGGAGTTCCTGTTGTTATTAAAGACAATATAGATATCCTATCATTACCGACTACCGCTGGATCTCGTATTTTAAGAAACTCCTACCCTTTGCAAGATAGCTGGGTTACTAAAAAACTAAAGGAAAATGGTGCGATTATTTTAGCAAAAACCAATTTAAGTGAATTAGCTAATTTTCATAGTTCTTATTCTTCAAGCGGCTGGAGTGGTTTAGGAGGCCAAACAAAAAATCCTTATGATACCACACGCAATCCTTGTGGATCAAGTTCTGGATCTGGAGTTGCAGTTGCAGCTAACTTAGCTACATTAGCTATTGGAACAGAAACAAATGGCTCTATAGTTTGCCCTTCTAATAATAATGGAATCGTAGGCATAAAACCTACCGTTGGATTAATTAGTCGAACAGGAATTATTCCTATTTCTTTTACTCAAGACACTGCTGGTCCTATGGCTCGAACTGTAACAGATGCTACCATTTGCTTAGGAACATTAACAGGTATTGACTCTACAGATTCCAAAACTTTGAAAAGCAAGAACTACCATAATTATACTCAGTTCTTAAAAAAAGAAGGATTAAAAGGTAAACGTATTGGATTATATACTCTTCCTATGGGACACAATTATCGATTAGACAATGTGATGCAACAAGCTATTGATCATATAAAAAAACAAGGTGCCCAGATTATTGAAATTGACCAAATTTCTGAAATTGATGTGGAGTCTCCTTCTTTTGAAGTAATGCTCTACGAATTTAAAGATGGGTTAAATCATTATTTAAAAAATTTAGGCCCTAATGCTCCTATACAAAATTTAGAAGAATTGATTTCTCAAACTTTTCAAGACTCTATTGAAATGCAATATTTTGATCATACATTATTAAAAATGGCACAAGAAAAAGGAAACCTCAATTCAAAAGAATATCAAAATGCTTTATCAACCTTATTAGAACATAGTCAAGAAAAAGGATTAGACAAGATAATGAATGAACATCAATTAGATGCCTTAATTGCTCCTACAGGTTCTCCCGCATGGAAAACAGATTTAATAAATGGTGATAACTTTGGCGTTTTTTCTAGTTCTCCAGCTGCAATTGCAGGCTATCCTAGTATTACAGTTCCCATGGGCTTTATTGATGGGCTTCCTGTGGGTATTTCTTTTTTTGGACGTGCTTGGAGCGAACCTTTATTAATCGAAATGGCCTACAGTTATGAACAAAGTACTTTACATCGAAAAAAGCCAATAGACCTCTATAAAGAAAACTAA
- a CDS encoding ferrous iron transport protein B (Fe(2+) uptake system, probably driven by GTP; Belongs to the TRAFAC class TrmE-Era-EngA-EngB-Septin- like GTPase superfamily. FeoB GTPase (TC 9.A.8) family; Contains 1 FeoB-type G (guanine nucleotide-binding) domain.), with product MNQNLKIALVGNPNVGKTSIFNQLTGLNQKVGNYPGITVDKKTGKFSIEDKTVEVIDLPGTYSLFPSSRDEEVVFNILTDQTSQNFPDKVIVVADASNLKRSLLLFGQVKDLGIPVILVMNMMDEAQSKGLIIDLKNLEKTLDTQIITTNARTGKGITELKKSVFSEIKNDPHFSPALPFKDLVKEVQNTFSLQNPYLAWHYITQKDIFYLDNQDKARIEAFKKEYQIIPKRLQVKETIDRYKEIDTILENHVQYKEDRRESLTEKIDAILTHKFFGFAIFLGILFLVFEALFSWSSVPMDLIDGFFGDFSAWAADTLPAGPINSLVADGIIPGIGGVVIFVPQIAILFLFLSIMEETGYMSRVVFLMDRLMRPFGLSGKSVVPLMSGVACAIPAIMAARNIENNRERLISILVTPFITCAARLPVYAILIEMIIPDSQFLGFSLKALVLMGLYLLGVAAALISAFILKHFIKSEYKSYLLLEMPNYKIPLWKNVILSVYEKSKAFVLGAGQIILAVSIILWILGSHGPQPTFGQAEEQVLKENPNLSDDELANKVAGYELKHSYLGKMGQAIEPIVEPLGYDWKMGIALISSIAAREVFVGTLASIYSMGEVEDTKEDRKKIKDRLEQEINPNTGKPVINFASGISLLLFYAFAMQCISTLATVRKETKSWKWPTLQLFFMTGIAYISALIAYQFLK from the coding sequence ATGAATCAAAACCTCAAAATAGCACTGGTTGGGAATCCTAATGTTGGAAAAACTTCTATTTTTAACCAACTGACTGGATTAAATCAAAAGGTAGGAAATTATCCAGGAATAACAGTTGACAAAAAGACTGGAAAATTTTCAATTGAAGACAAAACTGTTGAAGTCATTGATTTACCTGGGACTTATAGCCTTTTTCCTTCTTCCAGAGATGAGGAAGTTGTTTTTAATATTTTAACCGATCAAACAAGTCAAAACTTTCCTGACAAAGTAATTGTTGTAGCAGATGCTTCTAATTTAAAAAGAAGTTTACTCCTTTTTGGACAAGTAAAAGATCTAGGGATTCCTGTAATTTTAGTGATGAACATGATGGATGAGGCTCAGTCAAAAGGTCTTATCATTGATTTAAAGAATCTTGAAAAAACATTAGACACTCAGATTATAACAACTAATGCTCGAACAGGAAAAGGAATTACAGAACTAAAGAAAAGTGTCTTCTCTGAAATTAAAAATGATCCTCATTTTTCTCCAGCCTTACCTTTTAAAGATCTTGTAAAAGAAGTTCAAAATACATTTTCTTTACAAAATCCTTATTTAGCTTGGCATTATATCACTCAGAAGGATATTTTTTATTTGGACAATCAGGATAAAGCTCGTATTGAAGCTTTTAAAAAGGAATATCAAATCATTCCTAAACGATTACAAGTAAAAGAAACCATTGATCGATATAAAGAAATTGATACTATTTTAGAAAATCACGTTCAATATAAAGAAGATCGTCGAGAATCGTTAACTGAAAAAATCGATGCTATTTTAACGCATAAATTTTTTGGTTTTGCTATCTTTTTAGGAATTCTATTTTTAGTTTTTGAAGCCTTATTTTCCTGGTCTTCTGTTCCAATGGATTTAATTGATGGCTTTTTTGGAGATTTTAGCGCTTGGGCAGCTGATACCCTACCTGCAGGACCTATAAACAGTTTAGTAGCAGATGGTATTATTCCAGGAATTGGAGGTGTTGTCATTTTTGTACCTCAGATTGCTATTTTATTCCTTTTCTTATCAATAATGGAAGAAACAGGTTATATGTCTCGTGTGGTCTTTCTAATGGATCGTTTAATGCGTCCATTTGGTTTGAGTGGAAAAAGTGTTGTTCCTTTAATGTCAGGTGTAGCTTGTGCTATTCCAGCTATTATGGCTGCACGAAATATTGAAAACAATCGTGAACGACTCATTTCTATTTTAGTAACCCCTTTTATTACTTGTGCTGCTCGTTTACCTGTATATGCTATTTTGATTGAAATGATTATTCCTGATTCTCAATTTTTAGGCTTTAGTTTAAAAGCACTTGTACTTATGGGGCTTTATTTATTAGGTGTTGCCGCAGCTCTCATTTCAGCTTTTATTTTAAAGCATTTTATTAAATCAGAATATAAAAGCTATTTGTTACTTGAAATGCCTAATTACAAAATTCCACTATGGAAAAATGTGATATTATCGGTTTATGAAAAATCAAAAGCATTTGTTTTAGGAGCAGGGCAAATTATATTAGCTGTATCTATCATCCTTTGGATATTAGGTTCACATGGCCCTCAACCTACTTTTGGACAAGCAGAAGAACAAGTACTAAAAGAAAATCCTAATTTATCAGATGATGAGCTGGCCAACAAAGTAGCAGGTTACGAATTAAAACATTCTTATTTAGGAAAAATGGGACAAGCCATAGAACCTATCGTAGAACCCTTAGGTTATGACTGGAAAATGGGTATTGCTTTAATCTCCTCTATCGCTGCTCGTGAAGTATTTGTAGGAACATTGGCTAGTATTTACAGTATGGGAGAAGTTGAAGACACCAAAGAAGACCGTAAAAAAATAAAGGATCGTTTAGAACAAGAAATAAACCCAAATACAGGAAAACCTGTTATCAATTTTGCATCAGGAATTTCTTTATTACTCTTTTACGCTTTTGCAATGCAATGTATTAGTACTTTAGCTACTGTACGTAAAGAAACCAAATCATGGAAATGGCCTACTTTACAACTATTTTTTATGACTGGAATTGCTTACATCAGTGCTTTGATAGCTTATCAATTTTTAAAATAA
- the rseP gene encoding putative zinc metalloprotease (Belongs to the peptidase M50B family; Contains 1 PDZ (DHR) domain.; KEGG: wvi:Weevi_1162 regulator of sigma E protease; Metalloendopeptidases) has product MDSGVLIQIAQLVLCLSILVVLHELGHFLPAKWFKTKVEKFYLFFDPYFSLVKKKIGETEYGIGWLPLGGYVKIAGMVDESMDTEQMKKDPEPWEFRSKPAWQRLIIMAGGIIVNVILGGFIFAGILFTWGVSYLPNENVENGIVTDSLTQAIGFQTGDKVLSIDGEKIVKFNDINRLILEGAEDVEVDRNGQIVHIPIKDEDAVPLMDFQQANGSLFVPRGPVKVGFVAEDTAASKGGLQVDDQVTKVNNQEVVFFDEFQKLIKANKGKTLNVEVLREGKPQNLVINVPDSINPKIGVAPSQSYLKDKVARVEYGFLESIPAGFKEAFTSLGTQVKVLGGIFTRDAKIAKNMGSFFSITKQFDKTWDWHRFWILTGTLSMFLAFINLLPIPALDGGHIVFTLYEMITGKKPSQKFLETAQIIGGIFLMTLMAVVIGWDVIKNFFL; this is encoded by the coding sequence ATGGATTCTGGAGTATTGATTCAAATCGCACAATTAGTTTTGTGTTTATCTATATTAGTCGTTTTACATGAATTAGGTCACTTCTTACCTGCAAAATGGTTTAAAACAAAGGTTGAGAAGTTCTATTTGTTTTTTGATCCTTATTTTTCATTAGTAAAGAAGAAAATAGGAGAAACAGAATATGGAATTGGATGGTTGCCGTTAGGTGGTTATGTGAAAATTGCAGGTATGGTTGATGAATCAATGGATACAGAGCAGATGAAAAAAGATCCTGAACCATGGGAATTTCGTTCAAAACCAGCTTGGCAACGTTTGATTATAATGGCAGGAGGAATTATTGTAAATGTTATTCTTGGAGGTTTTATATTCGCAGGAATTTTATTTACTTGGGGTGTAAGTTATTTACCTAATGAAAATGTTGAAAATGGAATTGTAACCGATTCATTAACACAAGCGATTGGTTTTCAAACAGGAGACAAGGTTTTATCAATTGATGGAGAAAAAATAGTGAAATTTAACGATATCAATCGCTTAATTTTAGAAGGAGCAGAAGATGTTGAGGTAGATCGAAATGGGCAAATTGTTCATATTCCTATTAAAGATGAGGATGCCGTTCCTTTAATGGATTTTCAACAAGCAAATGGAAGCCTTTTTGTACCAAGAGGTCCTGTAAAAGTTGGTTTTGTAGCAGAAGATACGGCTGCTTCTAAAGGAGGTTTACAAGTAGATGATCAGGTTACTAAAGTAAATAATCAAGAGGTTGTTTTCTTTGATGAGTTTCAAAAGTTGATTAAAGCCAATAAAGGGAAAACATTAAATGTCGAAGTGTTGAGAGAAGGAAAACCTCAAAATTTAGTAATTAATGTTCCTGATTCTATTAATCCAAAAATAGGTGTGGCGCCAAGTCAAAGTTATTTAAAAGATAAAGTAGCACGTGTTGAATATGGTTTTTTAGAGTCAATACCAGCAGGGTTTAAAGAAGCGTTTACAAGCTTAGGAACTCAAGTTAAAGTTTTAGGAGGTATTTTTACTCGAGATGCAAAAATTGCTAAAAATATGGGAAGTTTTTTCTCTATTACAAAGCAGTTTGATAAAACATGGGATTGGCACCGATTCTGGATTTTAACAGGAACTTTATCCATGTTTTTAGCCTTTATTAATTTATTACCGATTCCTGCTTTGGATGGTGGACATATTGTATTTACACTATATGAGATGATTACAGGAAAGAAACCTTCTCAAAAATTTCTTGAAACGGCACAAATTATTGGAGGTATTTTCTTAATGACGTTGATGGCTGTTGTGATAGGCTGGGATGTCATAAAGAACTTCTTTTTATAA
- the menB gene encoding 1,4-dihydroxy-2-naphthoyl-CoA synthase (Converts o-succinylbenzoyl-CoA (OSB-CoA) to 1,4- dihydroxy-2-naphthoyl-CoA (DHNA-CoA); Belongs to the enoyl-CoA hydratase/isomerase family. MenB subfamily.; KEGG: pgb:H744_2c2115 naphthoate synthase) encodes MDYKNFQTFTAEQKGGILTVTINFGPVNVQGQEMLADLSSLCLRLERDRSVKVVIFQSSNPGYWVCHYDTNLLKDMSTEAVPRNEVKLLDLQSVLERLSNVPQATIAKIEGFARGGGHEMALALDMRFAARGKAKFMQMEVGMGILPCGGGASRMARQAGLGKALEIILGARDWDADEAEKFGTINKALDADEIGPYVDALAERISKFPAESIEACKRAVYASIDLPIADALKEEAYQLFQATSKTPAIKRFTIADENGAQFDHENQKNWENMLIDLQEIN; translated from the coding sequence ATGGACTACAAAAATTTTCAAACTTTTACAGCAGAACAAAAAGGAGGTATTTTAACAGTAACAATTAATTTTGGGCCTGTAAACGTACAAGGACAGGAGATGTTAGCTGACTTAAGCAGTCTTTGCTTACGACTAGAACGCGATAGAAGCGTTAAAGTTGTTATTTTCCAATCATCAAATCCTGGTTATTGGGTATGTCACTACGATACCAACTTATTAAAAGATATGTCTACAGAAGCCGTTCCAAGGAATGAGGTAAAGTTATTAGACTTACAATCTGTCTTAGAACGATTAAGTAATGTTCCACAAGCAACCATCGCTAAAATAGAAGGTTTTGCACGTGGAGGAGGTCATGAAATGGCGTTAGCCTTAGATATGCGTTTCGCAGCTAGAGGAAAAGCTAAATTCATGCAAATGGAAGTAGGTATGGGAATCTTACCTTGTGGAGGTGGAGCTTCTCGTATGGCTAGACAAGCAGGTTTAGGTAAAGCATTAGAAATTATTTTAGGTGCTAGAGATTGGGATGCTGATGAAGCTGAAAAATTCGGTACTATAAACAAAGCTCTAGATGCTGATGAAATTGGACCTTATGTTGATGCACTTGCTGAACGTATTTCAAAATTCCCTGCGGAATCTATCGAAGCATGTAAGCGTGCTGTTTATGCTTCTATCGATTTACCAATTGCTGATGCTTTAAAAGAAGAAGCTTACCAACTTTTCCAAGCAACAAGTAAAACCCCCGCAATTAAGCGTTTTACTATTGCTGATGAAAATGGTGCACAATTCGACCATGAAAATCAAAAAAATTGGGAGAATATGTTAATTGACTTACAAGAAATCAACTAA
- a CDS encoding hypothetical protein (KEGG: fnu:FN0392 UJ101; Oxidoreductases), producing the protein MEYVGKLYRPWMEANSLLIQATIGCSHNECSFCDMYRDKPKFRIRKLDAIYKDIEEARQLYPYVEDFFLIDGNVMVLRAEHIIKIIQKIKELFPEAKNIALYSQYNDFRRKSVEELKQIKAAGLTKAYVGLESGDAKILKDTTTGMTPEQAIEGAAKAKEAGIRVLASFIFGLGGKYRSKEHITETTKLLNILQPEEIAPMALAIQPGTPLAKEVESGAFIQATPLQILEEEQYLLENLKINTVYWGNHGNNIAPMKGDLPEMQPQFLNYIKHIIQTNPIIKEEVLVTNPW; encoded by the coding sequence ATGGAATACGTAGGAAAATTATATCGCCCTTGGATGGAAGCAAATAGTTTATTAATTCAAGCTACCATTGGTTGCTCACATAACGAATGTTCATTTTGTGATATGTATCGTGACAAACCAAAATTTAGAATTAGAAAATTAGATGCTATTTATAAAGACATAGAAGAAGCCCGACAATTGTATCCTTATGTAGAAGATTTCTTCTTAATTGATGGAAATGTAATGGTATTAAGAGCTGAGCATATTATAAAAATCATTCAAAAAATTAAAGAACTTTTCCCTGAAGCTAAGAATATTGCTTTATACAGTCAATACAATGATTTTAGACGCAAAAGCGTAGAAGAACTTAAACAAATTAAAGCAGCAGGATTAACAAAAGCTTATGTTGGTTTAGAGTCTGGAGATGCTAAAATATTAAAAGATACCACTACAGGAATGACTCCAGAACAAGCGATTGAAGGGGCAGCAAAAGCCAAAGAAGCAGGAATTAGAGTTTTAGCATCTTTTATATTTGGGCTTGGAGGTAAATATCGTTCAAAAGAACATATTACAGAAACTACAAAATTACTCAACATTCTACAACCAGAAGAAATAGCACCTATGGCCTTAGCCATCCAGCCTGGAACACCTTTAGCAAAAGAAGTTGAAAGTGGAGCTTTTATTCAAGCAACACCTTTACAAATCCTAGAAGAAGAGCAGTATCTTTTAGAAAACTTAAAGATTAATACCGTTTATTGGGGAAATCATGGTAATAATATCGCTCCTATGAAAGGAGATTTACCCGAAATGCAACCCCAATTCTTGAATTATATTAAACACATCATTCAAACCAATCCTATTATTAAGGAAGAAGTATTAGTAACCAATCCTTGGTAA
- a CDS encoding chaperone protein ClpB (Part of a stress-induced multi-chaperone system, it is involved in the recovery of the cell from heat-induced damage, in cooperation with DnaK, DnaJ and GrpE. Acts before DnaK, in the processing of protein aggregates. Protein binding stimulates the ATPase activit; ATP hydrolysis unfolds the denatured protein aggregates, which probably helps expose new hydrophobic binding sites on the surface of ClpB-bound aggregates, contributing to the solubilization and refolding of denatured protein aggregates by DnaK (By similarity); Belongs to the ClpA/ClpB family.) produces the protein MNLNNFTLKSQEVIQQAQQIAFSMENQAIDTGHILKAVFEKDQNVTPFLLKKLGVNVELTKTILDKTLDSYSKVQGGQQHLSQNAGKVINIAQEEAKKMNDEFVSVEHLLLGLLNSGDGISQILKDQGVTKKALLEAIKELRKGERVTSASAEETYNSLSKYANNLNEQAETGKLDPVIGRDEEIRRVLQILSRRTKNNPILIGEPGVGKTAIAEGLAHRIIKGDVPENLKDKLLYSLDMGALIAGAKYKGEFEERLKSVVKEVTNSDGKIILFIDEIHTLVGAGGGEGAMDAANILKPALARGELRAIGATTLNEYQKYFEKDKALERRFQKVLVDEPDTESAISILRGIKEKYETHHKVRIKDEAIIASVELSQRYIADRFLPDKAIDLIDEASSKLRMEINSKPEELDVLDRKIMQLEIEIEAIKREDDEAKLALLKQDLAQLNEERNDINAKWKSEKEVVETLQSTKEEIEQLKFEAEQAERSGDYGKVAEIRYGKMKEAEEKLRDYETKLAENTDVNRLIKEEVTREDIAEVVAKWTGIPVTKMIQSEREKLLYLEDELHKRVIGQEEAIQAVSDAIRRSRAGLQDEKKPIGSFLFLGSTGVGKTELAKALAEYLFDDENNMTRIDMSEYQERHSVSRLIGAPPGYVGYDEGGQLTEAVRRRPYSVVLLDEIEKAHPDTFNILLQVLDDGHLTDNKGRTVNFKNTIIIMTSNMGAHIIQENFENLDGKDIDSVMEATKKDVFGLLKQTIRPEFLNRIDEVLMFKPLSKKEIREIVQIQLKGLTSILAKKEITLDATEQALDWIATKGYEPQFGARPLKRVIQTEVLNALSKEIIAGRVKENSVVLLDYFEGEDHLAFRMEP, from the coding sequence ATGAATCTAAATAATTTCACATTAAAATCACAGGAGGTTATCCAACAAGCGCAACAAATTGCGTTTTCAATGGAGAACCAAGCAATTGATACAGGTCATATTTTAAAAGCTGTTTTTGAAAAAGACCAAAACGTAACACCTTTTCTTTTGAAAAAATTAGGAGTTAACGTAGAATTAACCAAAACCATATTAGACAAAACCTTAGATAGCTATTCTAAAGTGCAAGGAGGGCAGCAACATTTATCACAAAATGCAGGGAAAGTCATCAATATAGCGCAAGAAGAAGCGAAGAAAATGAATGATGAATTTGTTTCTGTAGAACATTTGTTACTAGGTTTGTTAAATTCAGGTGATGGAATTTCCCAAATCTTAAAGGATCAAGGCGTAACAAAAAAAGCATTATTAGAGGCAATTAAGGAATTGCGAAAAGGAGAGCGTGTAACTTCAGCTTCAGCGGAAGAGACTTATAATTCATTGTCTAAATATGCCAATAATTTAAATGAACAAGCAGAGACAGGAAAATTAGACCCTGTAATTGGGCGAGATGAAGAAATTCGTCGTGTACTGCAAATTTTATCACGAAGAACTAAGAATAATCCTATTCTAATTGGAGAGCCTGGAGTTGGTAAAACCGCTATTGCAGAAGGTTTAGCACATCGAATTATCAAAGGAGATGTCCCTGAGAATCTAAAGGATAAATTATTGTATTCGTTGGATATGGGAGCTTTAATTGCAGGTGCTAAATATAAAGGTGAATTTGAAGAACGTTTGAAATCAGTAGTAAAAGAAGTAACCAATTCAGATGGTAAAATTATTTTATTTATTGATGAAATTCACACTTTAGTAGGTGCTGGAGGTGGTGAAGGAGCCATGGATGCGGCCAATATTTTAAAACCCGCTTTGGCAAGAGGTGAATTACGTGCGATTGGAGCTACAACTTTGAATGAATATCAAAAATATTTTGAAAAAGATAAAGCTTTAGAAAGACGTTTTCAAAAAGTACTGGTCGATGAACCGGATACGGAATCAGCAATTTCAATTTTACGTGGAATTAAAGAAAAATACGAAACCCATCATAAAGTACGAATTAAAGATGAGGCGATTATTGCTTCGGTAGAATTATCACAACGTTATATTGCAGACCGTTTTTTACCTGATAAAGCTATTGATTTGATTGACGAAGCTTCTTCTAAATTGCGTATGGAAATCAATTCAAAACCAGAAGAATTGGATGTATTGGATCGTAAAATTATGCAATTAGAAATTGAAATTGAAGCCATTAAACGAGAAGATGATGAGGCAAAATTAGCTTTGTTGAAGCAAGATTTGGCACAACTGAATGAAGAACGAAACGATATCAATGCAAAATGGAAGAGTGAAAAAGAAGTAGTGGAAACACTTCAATCAACCAAAGAAGAGATTGAACAGTTAAAATTTGAAGCAGAACAAGCAGAGCGTTCAGGTGATTATGGTAAAGTAGCTGAAATTCGTTATGGAAAAATGAAAGAAGCAGAAGAAAAACTGAGAGACTATGAAACAAAATTAGCTGAAAATACAGATGTTAATCGTCTTATTAAAGAAGAAGTAACACGAGAAGATATCGCGGAAGTTGTTGCGAAGTGGACAGGTATTCCGGTTACGAAGATGATTCAAAGTGAACGTGAAAAGTTGTTGTATTTAGAAGATGAATTGCATAAGCGTGTCATTGGTCAAGAAGAAGCAATTCAAGCTGTTTCCGATGCCATACGCCGTTCGAGAGCTGGTTTGCAAGATGAAAAGAAACCCATAGGTTCCTTCTTATTCTTAGGTTCTACTGGAGTTGGTAAAACGGAATTGGCAAAAGCTTTAGCAGAATATCTTTTTGATGATGAAAACAATATGACACGAATTGATATGAGTGAATACCAAGAACGTCATTCGGTAAGTCGTTTAATTGGAGCGCCTCCGGGTTATGTAGGGTATGATGAAGGAGGGCAATTAACAGAAGCAGTTCGTCGTCGTCCTTATTCGGTTGTTTTGTTAGATGAAATTGAAAAAGCCCATCCAGATACCTTTAATATTTTATTACAAGTGTTGGATGATGGTCATTTAACCGATAATAAAGGGCGTACGGTTAACTTTAAGAATACGATCATTATTATGACATCGAATATGGGAGCTCATATTATTCAAGAGAATTTTGAAAACTTAGATGGAAAAGATATTGACTCGGTTATGGAAGCAACTAAAAAAGATGTCTTTGGATTATTAAAACAAACCATTCGTCCAGAGTTTTTAAATCGGATTGATGAAGTGCTGATGTTCAAGCCACTAAGTAAAAAGGAGATTCGAGAAATTGTTCAAATTCAATTAAAAGGATTAACCAGCATCTTAGCAAAAAAAGAAATCACATTAGATGCTACAGAACAGGCCTTAGATTGGATTGCAACAAAAGGATATGAACCTCAATTTGGAGCTAGACCTTTAAAACGAGTAATTCAAACCGAAGTGTTAAATGCTTTATCAAAAGAAATTATTGCAGGTAGAGTAAAAGAAAATAGTGTAGTGTTGTTGGATTATTTCGAAGGAGAAGATCATTTAGCTTTTCGAATGGAGCCATAA